From Crassaminicella indica, one genomic window encodes:
- a CDS encoding 1-deoxy-D-xylulose-5-phosphate reductoisomerase, with amino-acid sequence MKNISILGSTGSIGTQTLDVVRSNKEKFNVLGLSANSNIELLEKQINEFHPIAVAVMDEQKALELKERIQNTNTEVLYGLDGLNTIATLSDVDLVVTSVVGMIGLIPTIKAIRCKKNIALANKETLVTAGEIVMREAQKNGVLILPVDSEHSAIFQSLMGYTLQDIRRILLTASGGPFRGWKKDALKDVTVAEALKHPKWNMGKKISIDSATLMNKGLEVIEAKWLFDLSLEQIDVVVHPESIIHSMVEYKDSSVIAQMGYPDMRVPIQFALTYPKRIANSYEKLNLFDIATLTFEKPDLNTFPCLKLAYDALRIGGSFPTVLNAANEVLVELFINEKISFYDIPKGIELALEKHDIEHDLDIDKIVEIDCWARNFAKNIFL; translated from the coding sequence ATGAAAAACATTAGCATATTAGGTTCGACCGGTTCTATTGGAACACAGACCCTTGACGTTGTGAGGAGCAACAAAGAAAAGTTCAATGTATTAGGATTAAGTGCAAATAGTAATATTGAATTATTAGAAAAGCAAATAAATGAATTCCATCCAATTGCAGTTGCAGTAATGGATGAACAAAAAGCTTTAGAATTAAAGGAAAGGATTCAAAATACTAATACAGAGGTTTTATATGGCCTTGATGGTTTAAATACCATAGCAACGCTTAGTGATGTTGATTTGGTTGTTACTTCAGTAGTAGGAATGATCGGATTAATCCCTACAATAAAAGCTATAAGGTGTAAGAAAAATATTGCATTAGCCAATAAAGAGACATTAGTTACAGCTGGAGAAATTGTTATGAGAGAGGCTCAAAAAAATGGGGTATTGATTCTTCCTGTAGATAGTGAGCATAGTGCTATATTTCAGAGCTTAATGGGGTATACTTTACAAGATATTAGAAGAATTTTATTAACAGCTTCTGGAGGGCCTTTTAGAGGATGGAAAAAAGATGCTTTAAAAGATGTAACGGTTGCAGAGGCACTAAAGCATCCTAAGTGGAATATGGGAAAGAAGATAAGTATTGATTCAGCTACACTTATGAATAAAGGATTAGAAGTTATTGAAGCAAAATGGCTTTTTGATTTAAGCTTAGAACAAATTGATGTAGTTGTTCATCCAGAGAGTATTATTCATTCTATGGTAGAATATAAAGATAGTTCTGTGATTGCTCAAATGGGTTATCCAGATATGAGAGTGCCTATTCAATTTGCTTTAACTTATCCTAAAAGAATTGCAAATAGCTATGAGAAATTAAATTTGTTTGATATTGCAACATTAACCTTTGAAAAACCTGATTTAAATACATTTCCTTGTTTAAAACTTGCTTATGATGCTTTAAGAATAGGGGGAAGCTTTCCTACAGTTTTAAATGCTGCAAATGAAGTTTTGGTAGAACTTTTTATTAATGAAAAAATTAGTTTTTACGATATACCTAAAGGCATTGAATTAGCATTAGAAAAACATGATATTGAACATGACCTTGATATTGATAAAATTGTAGAAATTGACTGTTGGGCAAGAAATTTTGCAAAAAATATTTTTCTTTAA
- the ispG gene encoding flavodoxin-dependent (E)-4-hydroxy-3-methylbut-2-enyl-diphosphate synthase has protein sequence MEIKRKKTRTVYCGNVKIGGDAPISIQSMTNTDTRNIDKTVEQINKLEEAGCEIVRVAVPDMQAAQAIKEIRQKIHIPMIADIHFDYRLALEAIKNGVDKLRLNPGNIGDANRVKKVVMLAKERGIPIRIGVNAGSIDQRIVRKYGEITPEAMVESALEHVEILQNLNFEDIIISLKASDIKLTVEAYRLISEKVDYPLHIGITEAGTIKSGTVKSCIGIGAMLLDGIGDTLRISLTGDPVDEVKLAKEILKSIGLRNFGIKMVSCPTCGRTQIDLISLANRIESKLSKIDKPLTVAIMGCAVNGPGEAKDADIGIAGGKGSALLFKKGEIIRKVKEENIEAVLLEEIIKM, from the coding sequence ATGGAAATAAAAAGAAAAAAAACAAGAACTGTTTATTGTGGGAATGTAAAAATAGGAGGGGATGCTCCTATTTCTATACAGTCTATGACTAATACAGATACAAGAAATATTGATAAAACAGTGGAGCAAATTAATAAATTAGAAGAGGCTGGTTGTGAAATTGTAAGGGTTGCAGTTCCGGATATGCAGGCTGCACAAGCGATAAAAGAAATTAGACAAAAGATTCATATTCCAATGATTGCTGATATTCATTTTGATTATAGGTTAGCTTTAGAAGCTATAAAAAACGGTGTAGATAAATTAAGATTGAATCCAGGAAATATTGGTGATGCGAATCGAGTCAAAAAAGTTGTAATGCTGGCGAAGGAAAGAGGAATTCCCATTCGAATTGGTGTAAATGCGGGATCAATTGATCAAAGAATTGTGAGAAAATATGGAGAAATTACTCCTGAAGCTATGGTGGAAAGTGCATTAGAGCATGTGGAAATTCTCCAAAATTTAAACTTTGAGGATATTATTATTTCTTTAAAGGCTTCGGATATAAAACTTACAGTAGAAGCTTATAGATTAATCTCTGAAAAGGTTGATTACCCGCTACATATAGGGATTACAGAAGCTGGTACGATTAAGAGCGGAACGGTAAAATCTTGTATAGGTATAGGAGCTATGCTATTAGATGGTATAGGAGATACCTTAAGGATTTCATTAACAGGAGATCCGGTGGATGAAGTCAAATTAGCAAAAGAAATTTTAAAATCAATTGGATTAAGAAATTTTGGTATAAAGATGGTTTCTTGTCCTACTTGTGGAAGGACTCAAATAGATTTAATAAGTTTAGCAAATAGAATAGAAAGTAAGTTGAGTAAAATAGATAAGCCATTGACGGTTGCTATAATGGGCTGTGCTGTAAATGGCCCAGGAGAGGCAAAGGATGCAGATATTGGCATTGCAGGAGGCAAAGGTTCAGCATTATTATTTAAGAAAGGAGAAATTATAAGAAAAGTAAAAGAAGAAAATATAGAAGCTGTATTATTAGAAGAGATTATAAAAATGTAA
- a CDS encoding isoprenyl transferase, protein MRNIFSRGSKNLNKKDLDLEKLPKHIAVIMDGNGRWAKKRGLPRTAGHKAGIEALREIIRTCSELHIEYLTLYAFSTENWKRPVNEVSALMQLLVYYLRKEAKELHKNNVKIRTIGDISKLPQTALDEINSAVELTKNNTGLVVNIALNYGARDEIIMAVKNICQKVKNDEISIEKIDKEYFKEFLYTKDIPDPDLVIRPSGELRISNFLLWQIAYSEFWFSNTFWPDFNRDNLIQAIIDYQKRDRRFGGIK, encoded by the coding sequence ATGAGAAATATCTTTTCTAGAGGGAGTAAAAATCTTAATAAAAAAGATTTGGATTTAGAGAAATTACCAAAACATATTGCAGTGATTATGGATGGAAATGGAAGATGGGCAAAAAAAAGAGGATTACCAAGAACAGCAGGTCATAAAGCAGGGATAGAAGCATTAAGGGAAATTATTCGTACTTGTTCAGAGCTTCATATTGAATATTTAACTTTATATGCTTTTTCTACAGAAAATTGGAAGAGACCAGTTAATGAAGTATCCGCATTGATGCAGTTACTTGTTTATTATTTAAGAAAAGAAGCGAAAGAATTACATAAGAACAATGTAAAAATTAGAACAATAGGAGATATTAGTAAACTTCCACAGACTGCCTTAGATGAAATAAACTCAGCAGTAGAATTAACAAAAAATAATACTGGGCTAGTAGTAAATATTGCATTGAATTATGGAGCAAGAGATGAAATTATTATGGCAGTGAAAAATATTTGTCAAAAAGTAAAGAATGATGAGATTTCTATTGAAAAAATTGATAAAGAATATTTTAAAGAGTTTCTATATACAAAAGACATACCAGATCCTGATTTGGTTATTAGACCAAGTGGGGAATTAAGAATAAGTAATTTTTTATTATGGCAGATTGCGTACAGCGAATTTTGGTTTTCTAATACTTTTTGGCCTGATTTTAATCGTGACAACTTGATACAGGCAATCATTGACTATCAAAAGAGGGATAGAAGATTTGGGGGAATTAAATAA
- a CDS encoding PolC-type DNA polymerase III: MDTSLKKIVNDIGLNINIEIDAVVKKVRYYKKNKRLSFVITSNKMIHRAALDDLRMNIKKNIPFVKDVNFNTLYQNIDLKKNDTLKVYWENIIYALNQSIPSSLAWLSNSKYSLNDDTLFLEVENSIGIESLKEKKVDIFIKEMIQSELNRNVKVVFKGHKDSQKDHKDSYLKEKEIQTQAIVESMLTNQNIVMKKQKEVKNVFSNEEIILGKKFNDNIIVIPSVNEESGIVAIEGEIFDVEWKTLKNGKSLCVLSVTDYKGSIAVKLFVKKEQVDALSEELKIGKYVKIRGDARYDTFSREIVIMAKDIIKGQLKARIDKAQKKRVELHVHTQMSAMDGVSSAKNLIKRAKEWGHAAIAITDHGVVQAFPEAMDAAKKHDIKVIYGVEGYLVNDGEPIVINSNEKEINQSYVVFDIETTGLSSKNDKITEIGAVKIRDNKIVDKFNILVNPGIPIPLKIVELTGITDDMVKDQPTIEEVLPKFLEFIEDAPAVAHNANFDTSFIKQSCSQMGLEFNNPIIDTLPLAKILLPHLKRYKLNVIAKELNVKLENHHRAVDDAKATANIFIEFLSMLKERGIARLSEINDLYAKSVDVKKLDTFHVIILVKNYTGLKNLYKIISQSHISYFHKRPRIPKSLLSKMREGLIVGTACEAGELYRAILNNKPKREIENIVKYYDYLEIQPIENNQFLIQKGLVKGEEELKEINKEIVTLGERFNKMVVATGDVHFLDPKDEVYRRILMAGQGFSDADNQAPLYFKTTDEMLEEFKYLGESMAMDVVVNNPNKISDMIEQIIPIPEETYPPVIEGADEDLKNMCYEKAMRIYGDPLPEIVKTRLDKELNSIISNGYAVMYIIAQKLVTKSLEDGYLVGSRGSVGSSFVATMSDITEVNPLPPHYICKNCKNSEFILDGSIGSGADLPDKKCPKCNEDYEKNGHDIPFEVFLGFEGDKEPDIDLNFAGEYQPNAHKYTEVLFGEGYVFRAGTIGTIAEKTAYGFVKKYFEERQIPINNREIDRLSRGCTGVKRTTGQHPGGVMVVPNYKDIFDFSPIQYPANDSSSGVITTHFDYHSISGRILKLDILGHDVPTIIRMLQDITGVDPQQIPLDDPETVKIFTSLEPLKIVDNDFKCEVGSLGIPEFGTKFVRQMLVDTKPTTFAELVRISGLSHGTDVWLNNAQDLVRQNVAPLKEVISTRDDIMNYLIYKGLPPKASFKIMEKVRKGKGLTPEDEAMMKENNVPQWYIDSCNKIKYMFPKAHAVAYVMMSFRIAYFKVHYPLAFYATYFTTKASDFDAELVVKGKEIVKNKIKELEELGNNVTQKEKDLLTVLEVVYEMYCRGFGFLPVDIYKSDSDKFIILEDKLLPPLRALQGVGENAARSICKSRKNGEFISVEDIRERSKVTKTVIETLKNHGCLNGLPDTNQLSLF; this comes from the coding sequence TTGGACACATCATTAAAGAAGATTGTAAATGATATTGGGTTAAATATAAATATCGAAATCGATGCAGTTGTAAAAAAAGTCAGATATTATAAGAAAAATAAAAGGTTGAGCTTTGTTATAACTTCTAATAAAATGATTCATCGGGCAGCATTAGATGATTTAAGAATGAATATAAAAAAAAATATTCCTTTTGTGAAGGATGTAAACTTTAATACTTTGTATCAAAATATAGATCTGAAAAAAAATGACACTTTGAAAGTATACTGGGAAAATATTATTTATGCATTAAATCAATCAATTCCCTCTTCATTAGCCTGGTTAAGCAATTCAAAATACAGTTTAAATGATGATACATTATTTTTAGAGGTTGAAAATTCAATAGGTATTGAAAGCTTAAAAGAGAAAAAGGTTGATATTTTTATAAAAGAAATGATTCAATCTGAGTTAAATAGAAATGTAAAAGTAGTTTTTAAAGGACATAAGGATTCACAGAAGGATCATAAAGATAGTTATCTAAAAGAAAAAGAAATACAAACTCAAGCGATTGTTGAAAGTATGTTGACGAATCAAAATATAGTAATGAAAAAGCAAAAGGAAGTAAAAAATGTATTCTCAAATGAAGAGATCATTTTAGGCAAAAAATTTAATGATAATATAATAGTGATTCCAAGTGTTAATGAAGAATCTGGGATTGTAGCAATTGAGGGCGAGATATTTGATGTTGAATGGAAAACATTAAAAAATGGTAAAAGCTTATGTGTTTTAAGCGTAACAGATTATAAAGGTTCTATTGCTGTTAAGTTATTTGTTAAAAAGGAACAAGTAGATGCTTTATCTGAAGAATTAAAAATAGGAAAGTATGTAAAGATACGTGGAGATGCTCGCTATGATACTTTTTCTAGAGAGATTGTTATTATGGCAAAGGATATTATAAAAGGACAACTTAAAGCAAGAATAGATAAAGCGCAAAAAAAACGGGTGGAATTACATGTTCATACTCAAATGAGTGCTATGGATGGAGTATCTTCTGCGAAAAACTTAATTAAAAGGGCTAAAGAGTGGGGACATGCTGCTATTGCAATAACAGATCATGGAGTAGTACAAGCTTTTCCAGAAGCTATGGATGCAGCTAAAAAACATGATATTAAAGTTATTTATGGTGTAGAAGGGTATTTGGTTAATGATGGAGAACCTATTGTAATTAATAGTAATGAAAAAGAAATAAATCAAAGTTATGTAGTATTTGATATAGAGACAACAGGGTTATCTAGCAAAAATGATAAGATAACCGAAATAGGAGCAGTAAAAATAAGAGACAATAAAATTGTAGACAAATTTAATATATTAGTTAATCCAGGGATTCCTATCCCTTTAAAAATTGTTGAGCTTACGGGGATAACGGATGATATGGTAAAAGATCAACCAACTATTGAAGAAGTATTGCCTAAATTTCTAGAATTTATTGAAGATGCTCCTGCTGTTGCACATAATGCAAATTTTGATACATCTTTTATAAAGCAAAGTTGTAGTCAAATGGGATTAGAATTTAATAATCCTATTATAGATACTTTGCCTTTGGCTAAAATTTTACTTCCTCATTTAAAAAGGTATAAATTAAATGTGATAGCTAAGGAATTAAATGTAAAATTGGAGAATCATCATAGGGCAGTAGATGATGCAAAAGCCACAGCAAATATTTTTATTGAATTTTTATCGATGCTTAAGGAAAGAGGAATTGCAAGATTAAGCGAGATAAATGATCTTTACGCTAAATCAGTAGACGTTAAAAAGCTAGATACTTTTCATGTAATAATATTGGTAAAAAATTACACAGGGCTTAAAAATCTATATAAAATTATTTCTCAATCGCATATTTCTTACTTTCATAAAAGACCTAGAATTCCTAAATCACTTCTTTCAAAAATGAGAGAGGGTCTTATTGTAGGTACTGCTTGTGAGGCAGGAGAGTTATATAGAGCAATTCTTAATAATAAGCCTAAAAGAGAAATAGAAAATATTGTAAAATACTACGATTATTTAGAAATACAACCAATAGAAAATAATCAGTTCTTAATACAAAAAGGATTAGTAAAGGGAGAAGAAGAATTAAAGGAAATTAATAAGGAAATTGTGACTTTGGGGGAAAGGTTTAATAAAATGGTTGTTGCAACTGGAGATGTACATTTTTTAGACCCAAAAGATGAAGTTTATAGAAGAATATTGATGGCAGGACAAGGATTTAGCGATGCAGATAATCAAGCGCCTCTATACTTTAAAACAACAGATGAAATGCTTGAGGAGTTTAAATATTTAGGAGAAAGTATGGCTATGGATGTAGTTGTTAATAATCCTAATAAAATTTCAGATATGATTGAACAAATCATACCTATTCCAGAAGAAACTTATCCACCTGTTATTGAGGGAGCAGATGAAGATTTAAAAAATATGTGCTATGAAAAAGCCATGAGAATTTATGGAGACCCTTTACCGGAAATTGTAAAAACAAGATTAGATAAGGAGCTTAACTCGATTATAAGTAATGGTTATGCGGTTATGTATATTATTGCACAAAAGCTTGTGACAAAATCATTAGAGGACGGATATCTGGTAGGATCAAGAGGTTCTGTAGGATCTTCATTTGTGGCTACTATGAGTGATATTACGGAGGTTAATCCTCTTCCGCCTCATTATATCTGTAAAAATTGTAAAAACTCAGAATTTATCTTAGATGGTTCAATTGGTAGTGGAGCTGATTTGCCTGATAAAAAATGTCCAAAATGTAATGAAGACTATGAAAAGAACGGACATGATATACCTTTTGAAGTATTTTTAGGATTTGAAGGGGATAAAGAACCAGATATAGATCTTAACTTTGCAGGTGAATATCAACCGAATGCTCATAAGTATACAGAAGTATTGTTTGGAGAAGGCTATGTATTTCGTGCAGGAACTATTGGTACAATAGCAGAAAAAACTGCTTATGGCTTTGTAAAAAAGTATTTTGAAGAAAGACAAATTCCAATAAACAATCGAGAAATAGATAGACTTTCACGTGGATGTACAGGTGTAAAAAGAACTACTGGACAGCATCCGGGAGGTGTTATGGTTGTACCAAATTACAAAGATATTTTTGATTTTTCTCCCATTCAGTATCCAGCAAATGATAGTTCATCAGGTGTGATTACAACTCATTTTGACTATCATTCTATCAGTGGTAGGATATTAAAGCTTGATATTTTAGGACACGATGTTCCTACGATTATTAGAATGTTACAAGATATTACGGGGGTAGATCCACAACAAATTCCATTAGATGATCCAGAAACAGTCAAGATTTTTACAAGTCTTGAACCTTTAAAAATTGTAGATAATGACTTTAAATGTGAGGTAGGTAGTTTAGGGATACCTGAATTTGGAACTAAATTTGTACGACAGATGTTAGTAGATACAAAGCCTACTACATTTGCTGAGCTAGTTCGTATTAGTGGACTGTCTCATGGTACAGATGTTTGGTTAAATAATGCACAGGATTTAGTTAGACAAAATGTTGCTCCTTTAAAGGAAGTAATTTCTACTAGAGATGATATTATGAATTATTTAATTTATAAAGGATTACCTCCTAAAGCTTCTTTTAAAATAATGGAAAAAGTAAGAAAAGGAAAGGGATTAACACCTGAAGATGAAGCAATGATGAAGGAAAACAATGTTCCTCAGTGGTATATTGATTCTTGTAATAAGATTAAGTATATGTTTCCTAAGGCACATGCTGTTGCATATGTTATGATGTCTTTTAGAATTGCTTATTTTAAAGTACATTATCCTTTAGCTTTTTATGCTACTTATTTTACTACAAAAGCTTCAGACTTTGATGCGGAGTTAGTGGTTAAAGGGAAGGAAATAGTTAAGAATAAAATAAAAGAATTAGAAGAATTGGGGAATAATGTAACGCAAAAAGAGAAGGACCTTTTAACTGTTCTAGAAGTGGTTTATGAAATGTATTGTAGAGGTTTTGGATTTTTACCAGTAGACATTTATAAGTCTGATTCAGATAAATTTATTATTTTAGAAGATAAGCTTTTGCCACCACTTAGAGCATTACAAGGAGTAGGTGAAAATGCTGCAAGGAGCATTTGCAAAAGCAGAAAGAACGGTGAGTTTATATCTGTTGAGGATATAAGAGAACGGTCAAAAGTTACAAAAACTGTTATCGAAACTTTAAAAAATCATGGCTGTTTAAATGGATTGCCTGATACCAACCAACTATCACTATTTTAG
- the rseP gene encoding RIP metalloprotease RseP: METILIAFLIFGVLVVFHEFGHFSVAKLVGIKVHEFSIGMGKPRIFKFKKGETEYSIRPLPIGGYVKMEGEDEASTDERSFNNKPLWARMLVIVAGPFMNFIFAILLFSMMFYMIGFPTNDTTIGDIIPNYPAQMAGIKAGDKILSIDGKEMNSWKQIVETIHSKKDQKINIKILRDGKEKSFSIKPLLNKETNQVMIGISPTIKKSFAKSISMGFDRMTFVIKSMLAFFMKPSMKDVVGPVGIIHIVGQAAKTNIYSVLWIVGFISVNLGIVNLLPIPALDGGRLVFLIIEGLRGKPLDPEKEGFIHLTGFVLLMSLMVFMIFKDVERFKLFQHIFDLF; encoded by the coding sequence ATGGAAACTATATTGATAGCTTTTTTAATTTTTGGTGTTTTGGTAGTGTTTCATGAATTTGGACATTTTAGTGTAGCGAAACTTGTAGGCATAAAAGTACATGAATTTTCAATTGGAATGGGGAAGCCAAGAATTTTTAAATTTAAAAAGGGCGAAACAGAGTACTCCATAAGACCATTACCAATAGGTGGATATGTAAAAATGGAAGGTGAAGATGAAGCATCTACAGATGAAAGAAGCTTTAATAATAAGCCTTTATGGGCAAGAATGCTTGTAATTGTTGCAGGTCCATTTATGAATTTTATTTTCGCAATTCTTTTGTTTTCAATGATGTTTTATATGATAGGATTTCCTACGAATGATACTACTATAGGAGATATTATACCAAATTATCCTGCTCAAATGGCAGGAATAAAAGCAGGAGATAAAATTCTTTCAATTGATGGAAAAGAAATGAATAGTTGGAAACAAATTGTTGAAACTATTCACAGTAAAAAAGATCAAAAGATTAATATAAAAATATTGAGAGATGGAAAAGAAAAAAGCTTTTCAATTAAACCTCTTCTCAATAAAGAAACAAATCAAGTAATGATTGGGATTTCTCCTACTATTAAAAAATCCTTTGCAAAATCTATTTCAATGGGTTTTGACAGAATGACATTTGTTATTAAAAGTATGTTAGCATTTTTCATGAAGCCTTCTATGAAAGATGTAGTAGGACCTGTTGGAATTATTCATATAGTAGGTCAAGCAGCTAAAACCAATATATATAGTGTACTGTGGATTGTTGGATTTATTAGCGTTAATTTAGGTATAGTGAATTTACTACCTATTCCTGCTTTAGATGGAGGGAGATTAGTTTTTTTAATTATAGAAGGCTTAAGAGGTAAGCCTCTTGACCCAGAAAAGGAAGGCTTTATCCATTTGACAGGATTTGTATTACTGATGAGTTTAATGGTATTTATGATTTTCAAAGATGTTGAAAGGTTTAAATTATTTCAGCATATATTTGATTTATTTTAA
- a CDS encoding phosphatidate cytidylyltransferase yields the protein MRIRIISALLAIPLFLFVVIKRGIILDISVFLLAMIAIDEFFNAFHNIDIMPSKSVGILSIIFISAIAFKPITQAEIMAWFFMSMLLILVNNLFKKKLDIFSSSITAMGIYYVVFFMYHIVFISHHSKYSELIWMVFIVAWATDTFAYFTGYFFGSRKLCPNISPKKTIEGAVGGILGSILISALFGYFVVPNIFLHCVIIGGLGSIIGQCGDLTASIFKRYAGIKDYGKIMPGHGGILDRFDSILFTAPAVYYYIIFFIR from the coding sequence ATGCGTATAAGAATTATTTCTGCACTACTTGCAATACCTTTGTTTTTGTTTGTTGTTATAAAGAGAGGCATTATTCTAGACATATCTGTCTTTTTGTTAGCAATGATTGCTATAGATGAGTTTTTTAATGCTTTTCATAATATAGATATTATGCCTTCAAAATCGGTTGGAATTTTGAGCATCATTTTTATTTCTGCAATTGCTTTTAAGCCTATTACCCAAGCGGAAATTATGGCATGGTTTTTTATGAGTATGTTATTGATTTTAGTAAATAATTTATTCAAAAAAAAATTAGATATTTTTTCATCAAGTATTACAGCTATGGGAATATACTATGTTGTATTTTTCATGTATCATATTGTTTTTATTTCGCATCATAGTAAATATAGTGAGTTGATTTGGATGGTATTTATTGTTGCTTGGGCAACAGATACTTTTGCATATTTTACTGGTTATTTTTTTGGATCAAGAAAGCTGTGTCCTAATATTAGCCCTAAAAAGACTATAGAAGGGGCTGTTGGAGGTATATTAGGAAGTATTTTAATAAGTGCTTTGTTTGGTTATTTTGTTGTGCCTAATATATTCCTACACTGTGTGATTATTGGTGGTTTAGGAAGTATCATAGGACAATGTGGAGATTTAACAGCATCTATTTTTAAAAGATATGCAGGGATAAAAGATTATGGAAAAATTATGCCTGGTCATGGAGGCATTTTAGATAGATTTGATAGCATACTTTTTACTGCACCAGCAGTATATTATTATATAATATTTTTTATAAGGTAA
- the pyrH gene encoding UMP kinase has product MVGPRYRRVILKLSGEALAGEKGFGLDGETLDAIAAQVKEISKLGVEVSIVVGGGNFWRGRSGEGMDRTTADYMGMLATVINALALQDALESIGVLTRVQTAIEMRQIAEPYIRRKAVRHLEKGRVVIFAAGTGNPYFSTDTTAALRAAEIEAEVILLAKKVDGVYDSDPNINPDAKKFDELSYIDVLSKGLGVMDSTATSLCMDNKIPIVVFGLNEPENIKRVILGEKIGTFVKED; this is encoded by the coding sequence ATAGTGGGGCCTAGATATAGAAGAGTCATACTAAAATTAAGTGGAGAAGCTTTAGCAGGAGAAAAAGGTTTTGGTTTAGATGGAGAGACTCTTGATGCAATTGCAGCACAAGTAAAAGAAATTTCTAAATTAGGCGTTGAAGTTTCCATTGTAGTGGGTGGTGGAAATTTTTGGAGAGGTCGTAGTGGAGAAGGAATGGATCGTACAACAGCTGATTATATGGGAATGTTAGCTACGGTTATCAATGCGTTGGCATTGCAGGATGCTCTTGAAAGTATTGGTGTTTTAACTCGCGTTCAAACAGCAATTGAAATGAGACAAATTGCAGAGCCATATATAAGAAGAAAAGCAGTAAGACACCTAGAAAAAGGCAGAGTTGTTATTTTTGCTGCTGGAACAGGAAATCCTTATTTTTCAACTGATACAACAGCTGCATTGAGAGCAGCTGAAATTGAAGCAGAGGTAATTCTTTTAGCTAAGAAGGTAGATGGTGTATATGATTCTGACCCTAATATTAATCCAGATGCTAAGAAATTTGATGAACTTTCATATATTGATGTATTAAGTAAAGGATTAGGGGTAATGGACTCAACAGCTACTTCACTTTGCATGGATAATAAAATTCCAATTGTTGTATTTGGTTTAAATGAGCCAGAAAACATTAAAAGAGTTATCTTAGGTGAAAAAATTGGTACATTCGTAAAGGAGGATTAA
- the frr gene encoding ribosome recycling factor — protein sequence MKLQIHKELEEKMQKTIRVFKEDLNAIRAGRANPALLDKIVVEYYGSPTPLKQIASVSAPEPRLLVVQPYDKTAIQAIEKAISQSDLGINPSNDGNVIRLAIPQLTEERRKELVKVVKKTGENAKIALRNERREANDKLKKMQKDGELTEDDLKKAEDEVQKMTTKFGQIIDELVSKKEKEMLEV from the coding sequence ATGAAGCTACAAATTCATAAAGAATTAGAAGAAAAAATGCAAAAAACTATTAGAGTATTTAAGGAAGATTTAAATGCTATTCGTGCGGGAAGAGCTAACCCAGCATTACTAGACAAGATTGTTGTAGAATATTATGGAAGTCCTACACCATTGAAACAAATAGCAAGTGTATCGGCTCCTGAACCAAGACTTCTTGTGGTACAACCATATGATAAAACAGCTATACAAGCAATTGAAAAGGCAATATCTCAATCTGATTTAGGGATTAACCCATCTAATGATGGAAATGTTATTAGATTAGCAATTCCTCAGTTAACGGAAGAACGAAGAAAAGAGTTAGTAAAAGTTGTTAAGAAGACAGGAGAAAATGCGAAAATTGCTTTAAGGAACGAAAGAAGAGAAGCTAATGATAAATTGAAGAAAATGCAAAAAGATGGTGAATTAACAGAAGATGATTTAAAAAAGGCGGAAGATGAAGTACAGAAGATGACAACTAAGTTCGGACAAATCATTGATGAATTGGTTAGTAAAAAGGAAAAAGAAATGTTGGAGGTATAA